The proteins below are encoded in one region of Candidatus Thiodiazotropha sp. LNASS1:
- a CDS encoding NUDIX domain-containing protein, translating to MQYQYELIESDPVYRGFLKVNRYRLQHDLYLGGKSEELIRERLEQLRAVSVLLYDPNLDRVVLVEQFRIGAVGKEKIPWILETVGGFTPAGESDESVARREALEEANCEIGRIEHICEFMVSPGISVDRISLYCGEVDASNAAGVHGLDHEGEDIRVVVMDAEKAAAELYTGRANSTSIIIALQWLALNRERIRKKWLT from the coding sequence ATGCAATACCAATATGAACTGATCGAGTCTGACCCGGTCTATCGGGGATTTCTCAAGGTCAACCGCTATCGTCTGCAGCACGATCTCTATCTGGGGGGTAAGAGTGAAGAGCTGATACGTGAACGGCTCGAACAGCTGCGTGCGGTATCGGTCCTGCTCTATGATCCGAATCTGGATCGGGTGGTGCTTGTTGAACAGTTCAGAATCGGCGCGGTGGGTAAGGAGAAGATACCCTGGATACTGGAAACGGTGGGAGGTTTTACACCGGCTGGGGAGAGCGATGAGTCGGTGGCCAGACGAGAAGCGCTGGAGGAAGCTAATTGCGAGATTGGCCGTATCGAGCATATCTGTGAATTCATGGTCAGCCCGGGCATATCCGTGGACCGTATATCTCTCTATTGCGGTGAGGTCGATGCATCCAATGCAGCGGGCGTGCATGGTCTCGACCATGAGGGAGAGGATATCCGCGTGGTAGTGATGGATGCAGAAAAGGCTGCTGCGGAACTGTATACCGGACGCGCCAACTCGACCAGTATTATCATTGCCTTGCAGTGGCTGGCATTGAACCGTGAGAGGATCAGGAAGAAGTGGCTGACTTAG
- a CDS encoding oxidoreductase, which yields MKENTSKQQVALVTGASSGMGKDFAQALLAEGLVVYTVARRIEKMANLERLGAIPLKMDITDREQIDAVIETIEKDHGGIDLLINNAGFGMYGAMEETSIDDARYQFEVNLFGLAYLTQRVIPSMRTKGNGKIINVSSIGGKVYTPLGSWYHATKHALEGWSDCLRLELRQFGIDVVIIEPGAIKTEFGEVMTGPMIERSGHGPYAGLTESIVKLQRTEYEQGGGSEPGVITKLVLKAVRAKKPKTRYAAGKYAATLLFVRKWFSDRSFDRLIMSMVK from the coding sequence ATGAAAGAAAACACTTCAAAACAACAGGTGGCATTGGTTACCGGTGCATCTTCCGGCATGGGCAAGGACTTTGCGCAGGCGCTACTTGCGGAGGGATTGGTGGTCTATACAGTTGCCCGTCGTATCGAGAAAATGGCCAACCTGGAACGGCTCGGGGCAATACCGCTGAAGATGGACATAACGGACAGGGAACAGATCGATGCCGTCATTGAAACTATCGAAAAAGACCATGGCGGCATCGATCTGCTGATCAACAATGCCGGATTCGGCATGTATGGGGCCATGGAAGAGACCAGCATAGACGATGCACGCTACCAATTCGAAGTCAACCTGTTCGGCTTGGCTTATCTGACCCAGCGCGTCATACCATCCATGCGGACGAAGGGAAACGGAAAAATCATTAACGTTTCCTCTATCGGCGGCAAAGTCTATACGCCCTTGGGCAGCTGGTATCACGCCACCAAACACGCCCTCGAGGGCTGGTCGGACTGCCTGCGCCTGGAGTTGCGCCAATTCGGCATCGATGTGGTCATCATCGAGCCGGGCGCCATTAAAACGGAGTTTGGGGAAGTCATGACCGGACCCATGATAGAGCGATCAGGTCATGGCCCCTATGCCGGCTTGACGGAATCGATCGTCAAGCTGCAACGAACCGAATATGAACAGGGAGGCGGATCGGAACCAGGCGTGATTACCAAGCTGGTACTCAAAGCGGTGCGTGCTAAAAAACCGAAAACACGTTATGCAGCGGGTAAATATGCAGCTACCCTGCTGTTTGTTCGCAAGTGGTTCAGTGACCGCAGTTTCGACAGACTGATCATGTCGATGGTGAAATAG
- a CDS encoding AraC family transcriptional regulator ligand-binding domain-containing protein: MRKFIIDQGWNALFHQHNIDAKEILIRADLPQDLFTRIDASLSTAEYFRLWDALAVVMQNPTLPIHLVESLSTDFFSPPLFAAYCSPNLNVALERLSHYKPLIGPCRLIMTRTRKQTRLEVEFLEKGLVIPTALVASELTFFVQLARMATREHIKPSEVLTPIELKPKQAYNRFFGIIPKRAKKIGLSFRATDAERPFISANEKMWEFFESGLNQRLADLSAEDDFTTRVRSLLLELLPAGQSSIEAVSDRLLISKRTLQRRLNQEETNFQQVLNEVREDLATHYLKNSELTHTQISFLLGFNDPNSFFRAYHGWTGTTPESARNDRLLN, from the coding sequence ATGCGAAAATTCATCATCGACCAAGGCTGGAATGCACTCTTCCATCAACACAATATCGATGCCAAGGAGATACTGATCCGGGCAGACTTGCCGCAGGATCTATTTACCCGTATTGACGCATCCCTCTCGACCGCCGAATATTTCCGGCTCTGGGATGCACTGGCAGTCGTGATGCAAAATCCAACACTTCCAATTCATCTGGTTGAGAGCCTCTCTACTGACTTCTTCAGTCCACCGTTGTTTGCCGCTTACTGCAGCCCCAATCTTAACGTCGCCCTGGAAAGACTCAGTCACTACAAGCCATTGATCGGCCCCTGCCGCCTGATAATGACCCGCACCAGAAAACAGACTCGTCTCGAGGTGGAATTTCTAGAGAAAGGTTTGGTTATACCAACTGCCCTGGTCGCATCGGAACTCACATTTTTTGTGCAGTTGGCCCGCATGGCGACACGGGAACATATCAAACCATCGGAGGTGTTGACACCCATCGAACTGAAACCGAAGCAGGCCTACAACCGGTTCTTCGGCATCATCCCCAAACGCGCCAAAAAAATAGGCCTCAGCTTTCGCGCAACCGATGCTGAACGCCCCTTCATCAGCGCCAATGAGAAGATGTGGGAATTTTTCGAGTCCGGGCTCAATCAGCGTTTAGCGGATCTCTCGGCAGAGGATGACTTCACCACTAGGGTACGCAGCCTGTTGTTGGAACTGTTGCCCGCCGGCCAGTCATCCATAGAGGCTGTCAGCGATCGTTTACTGATCAGCAAGCGCACCCTGCAACGCCGCCTTAATCAGGAGGAGACCAATTTCCAGCAGGTGTTGAATGAGGTACGGGAGGACCTTGCCACCCATTACCTGAAAAATTCCGAACTCACCCATACCCAGATCTCCTTTCTGCTCGGCTTCAATGATCCCAACTCCTTCTTCCGTGCCTATCACGGGTGGACGGGGACCACACCGGAGAGTGCTCGCAACGACCGGCTGCTAAATTAA
- a CDS encoding alpha/beta fold hydrolase, producing MIKRLHKPNALLLILTVLLITGLGCSLAPITEADADTPQNRETVVVLHGLGRSKAAMWLLASRLEDAGYNAVRIDYDSFRTTPNLIVDAVTQDIERCCENRQHPIHFVGHSMGGLIIRAYLDRQRPENLGRVVMIGTPNHGTDFVDKYRHRWWLQIAGEAALALGTDSESFPNTLPRPDYPLGVIAGYREGSMHDDPIAGPDDGLVPVYSTLIEGMDDFILIESGHSAMRYDKNVALQTIYFLKHGQFER from the coding sequence ATGATTAAACGTCTACACAAGCCCAATGCATTGCTCCTCATCCTGACCGTTTTACTGATCACCGGGCTGGGTTGCTCGCTAGCTCCAATTACCGAAGCGGATGCGGATACGCCACAGAATCGAGAAACCGTGGTGGTGCTCCATGGGTTAGGGCGGAGCAAGGCAGCCATGTGGCTATTGGCTTCCCGTTTGGAAGATGCCGGTTACAATGCAGTTCGTATCGACTACGATTCATTTCGTACCACACCGAACCTGATTGTTGACGCTGTTACCCAAGATATCGAACGCTGTTGTGAAAACCGTCAGCACCCTATCCATTTCGTCGGACACTCTATGGGCGGGCTGATCATTCGCGCCTATCTGGATCGTCAACGACCGGAAAACCTCGGTCGCGTCGTCATGATCGGTACACCCAACCACGGTACAGACTTTGTCGACAAATACCGCCACCGCTGGTGGCTGCAGATTGCGGGTGAAGCGGCACTCGCTTTGGGAACAGACTCGGAAAGTTTCCCCAACACGCTACCGAGACCCGACTATCCCCTGGGCGTGATCGCCGGCTACAGGGAGGGCAGCATGCATGACGATCCGATTGCCGGCCCGGATGACGGATTGGTACCGGTGTATTCCACCCTGATTGAAGGGATGGACGATTTTATCCTCATTGAATCGGGACACTCGGCCATGCGGTATGACAAAAACGTTGCCTTGCAAACCATATATTTCCTAAAACACGGACAGTTTGAACGGTAG
- a CDS encoding nickel-dependent hydrogenase large subunit has product MSRRIVGPFNRVEGDLEVELEIEQERVRSARVSSSLFRGFEQMLQGKEPGDALVYTPRICGICSVSQSVAAAQALAALQGVTPPLNGELAINLILANENVADHMTHFYLFFMPDFARETYRDEPWYPMIESRFRAQSGSAAREMLPARAQFMHLMGLMAGKWPHSLAIQPGGTTRAVEMQERARLQAILFGFRRFLESTLYGDSLENIASLNSIAALDKWIEAHDPGSSDFRRFLEVARALDLHMLGRGNDRFMSYGVYRQQGEPRFRQGLWDDAEQPLETALITEDLSHSWMVHQKSPRHPFDGITLPDADVANAYSWCKAPRLDGRVVEVGALARQQVDGQSLVRALVAESGGNVRNRVIARLLEIARVVMLMETWVRELKPGEAFCNHKPFPQVAQGYGLVEAARGSLGHWIKVKNGHILNYQIIAPTTWNFSPRDHQGQPGVLELALVDAPLRPGEKDPVSVQHIVRSFDPCMVCTVH; this is encoded by the coding sequence ATGAGCCGTCGCATCGTTGGGCCCTTCAACCGGGTAGAGGGCGATCTGGAAGTCGAGTTGGAGATTGAGCAGGAGAGGGTGAGGTCGGCCCGGGTCTCCTCGTCCCTGTTTCGCGGTTTCGAGCAGATGCTTCAGGGCAAGGAGCCGGGGGATGCCCTGGTCTATACACCGAGAATCTGCGGTATCTGCTCCGTCTCCCAATCGGTCGCTGCGGCCCAGGCGCTGGCGGCCCTGCAGGGTGTGACGCCACCGCTGAATGGTGAGCTGGCCATCAACCTGATCCTGGCCAATGAGAACGTGGCCGATCATATGACCCACTTTTACCTCTTCTTCATGCCCGATTTCGCCCGTGAGACCTATCGCGACGAGCCCTGGTATCCCATGATCGAGTCGCGCTTCAGGGCGCAGAGCGGCAGTGCCGCAAGGGAGATGCTGCCGGCCCGGGCGCAGTTCATGCACCTGATGGGATTGATGGCGGGTAAGTGGCCGCACAGCCTGGCCATCCAGCCGGGGGGCACCACCCGGGCCGTCGAGATGCAGGAGCGGGCACGGCTGCAGGCGATCCTGTTTGGCTTTCGGCGCTTTCTCGAAAGCACCCTCTATGGCGACAGCCTGGAGAATATCGCAAGCCTGAATTCGATTGCCGCACTCGATAAATGGATCGAAGCACACGATCCAGGTAGCAGCGATTTCAGGCGTTTTCTCGAAGTAGCCAGGGCGCTCGACCTCCACATGCTGGGTCGCGGTAATGACCGTTTTATGAGCTATGGTGTCTATCGGCAGCAGGGAGAGCCCAGATTTCGTCAAGGTCTCTGGGATGATGCCGAGCAGCCGTTGGAGACAGCGCTCATCACCGAAGATCTCAGCCACAGCTGGATGGTGCATCAGAAGAGCCCAAGGCACCCGTTCGACGGCATAACCTTGCCCGATGCGGATGTGGCAAATGCCTATAGCTGGTGCAAGGCGCCGAGGCTGGACGGGCGGGTGGTCGAGGTTGGCGCCTTGGCGCGACAGCAGGTGGACGGTCAGTCACTGGTCAGAGCGCTGGTCGCAGAGAGCGGCGGTAATGTGCGCAACCGGGTTATCGCACGTCTGCTGGAGATTGCCAGGGTGGTTATGCTTATGGAGACCTGGGTCAGAGAGCTCAAGCCGGGCGAGGCCTTCTGCAATCACAAACCCTTCCCGCAGGTGGCCCAGGGATACGGCCTGGTGGAGGCGGCCCGCGGTAGCCTGGGACATTGGATCAAGGTTAAAAACGGTCACATACTCAACTACCAGATTATCGCCCCGACAACCTGGAACTTCTCCCCCCGAGATCACCAGGGTCAGCCTGGCGTCCTGGAACTCGCACTGGTGGATGCGCCGCTCAGACCGGGGGAGAAGGACCCGGTATCTGTACAGCATATCGTCAGGTCATTCGACCCCTGTATGGTCTGTACGGTGCACTAG
- a CDS encoding HupU protein — protein MADVDRQPLNLLWLQSGGCGGCSLSMLCAEGPDLFTALESAGIHILWHPSISEASGSEFIELLETIILGEQRLDLLCLEGSVVCGPNGSGKFHRLAGTGEPMMKWLAQLAAVAGHVIAVGSCAAFGGITAAGGNPSESCGLQYDETVIGGLLGKEFLTQHGLPVINIAGCPVHPNWVTETLLQIASGELQREHLDEWGRPRNYADHLVHHGCPRNEFYEYKASAEKPSDLGCMMEHMGCLGTQAHADCNTRLWNGEGSCLRGGYACINCTAPGFEEPGHPFTETPKIAGIPVGLPTDMPKAWFVALASLAKAATPTRLKENAVADHIRVPPRRRPGSKS, from the coding sequence ATGGCTGATGTGGATAGGCAACCCCTGAATCTGCTATGGCTGCAATCAGGCGGTTGCGGTGGTTGTTCACTCTCGATGCTCTGTGCAGAGGGGCCGGACCTGTTTACCGCATTGGAGAGTGCCGGTATTCATATCCTCTGGCATCCCTCCATCAGCGAGGCTTCGGGATCTGAGTTCATCGAACTGCTGGAAACCATCATTCTTGGCGAGCAACGTCTCGACTTGCTCTGCCTTGAGGGTTCCGTGGTGTGTGGACCCAACGGTAGTGGAAAGTTTCACCGACTTGCCGGTACGGGAGAACCGATGATGAAGTGGCTGGCGCAGCTTGCCGCTGTGGCCGGTCATGTCATCGCAGTGGGAAGCTGCGCCGCCTTTGGCGGTATCACGGCCGCCGGTGGCAATCCCAGTGAATCCTGTGGGCTACAGTATGACGAAACGGTCATCGGCGGGCTTCTGGGCAAGGAGTTCCTGACGCAGCATGGCTTGCCGGTGATCAATATCGCCGGTTGTCCCGTGCATCCCAACTGGGTGACCGAGACCTTGTTGCAGATCGCCTCCGGTGAACTGCAGCGGGAGCATCTCGATGAATGGGGTAGACCGCGCAATTATGCCGATCATCTGGTCCACCACGGCTGTCCACGAAACGAGTTCTATGAGTACAAGGCGAGCGCGGAAAAGCCATCCGACCTGGGCTGCATGATGGAGCACATGGGTTGCCTCGGCACTCAGGCCCATGCCGATTGCAACACTCGGCTCTGGAACGGGGAAGGCTCCTGCCTGCGTGGCGGCTATGCCTGTATCAACTGTACTGCCCCAGGCTTTGAGGAGCCGGGCCACCCCTTCACCGAAACACCGAAGATTGCCGGTATCCCGGTGGGTCTGCCCACCGATATGCCCAAGGCATGGTTCGTGGCACTGGCATCCTTGGCGAAGGCGGCGACACCCACACGCTTGAAAGAGAACGCCGTGGCGGATCATATCCGGGTGCCACCCCGGCGGCGACCGGGTAGTAAGTCATGA
- a CDS encoding ATP-binding protein — translation MAETKTRLKNSLIDKVVMDESLQLNETTESAWIDVIQKMDKVYADLVHYQVELEQKNAELEEAQQFIRSVLESMREVLIVCDTGGRILQVNQALEDLTGRLERELLNCPFNELFGLESQPLVEQFSEKLGNDDVVDCEVNLLTQGGGFMPLAMNCSSRYDIKGKLLGMVLIGRPVGELRRAYEALNKAHIDLKQTQEHLVHSEKMASLGRLVAGVAHELNNPISVVFGNMHALKRYGERINNYIADVNKHLDPDLHKELREKYRIDKIESDMGPLIEGTMEGAERISNIVLDLRRYSGIQKEQPEPFELKHVVMTATEWVIKASREKPEVRYELLDSCVIRGRQGQVHQILINLIQNAIDVMERQAEKLITIGCDRDDKDVRIRIHDSGPGVAEGDMNKLFDPFYTTKEVGKGTGLGLYISYGLARDMGGDLSAENSADGGAIFTLTLPLKVEADG, via the coding sequence ATGGCTGAAACCAAAACACGCCTCAAAAACAGCCTGATTGATAAGGTTGTCATGGATGAATCGTTGCAGTTGAATGAGACCACCGAGAGTGCATGGATCGACGTTATCCAGAAGATGGATAAGGTTTATGCCGATCTGGTTCACTACCAGGTGGAGTTGGAACAGAAGAACGCCGAATTGGAAGAGGCGCAGCAGTTTATTCGAAGTGTACTCGAATCGATGAGGGAGGTATTGATTGTCTGCGATACCGGCGGCCGGATTTTACAAGTGAATCAGGCGCTGGAAGACCTTACCGGGAGGCTGGAGAGGGAACTGTTGAATTGTCCGTTCAATGAACTGTTCGGCCTCGAATCACAGCCGCTGGTTGAACAGTTCTCGGAAAAACTGGGCAATGATGACGTTGTCGATTGCGAGGTCAATCTGCTTACCCAGGGAGGTGGATTCATGCCGTTGGCGATGAACTGCTCCTCCCGTTACGACATCAAGGGAAAACTCTTGGGTATGGTGCTGATCGGCCGGCCGGTAGGCGAGCTGCGTCGTGCCTATGAGGCTCTGAACAAGGCTCATATCGATCTGAAACAGACCCAGGAACACCTGGTGCACTCCGAAAAGATGGCCTCGCTTGGCCGCTTGGTGGCCGGGGTGGCGCATGAGCTTAATAATCCCATCAGCGTGGTATTCGGGAATATGCACGCCCTGAAACGCTACGGTGAGCGTATCAACAACTACATAGCGGATGTGAATAAACATCTCGACCCGGATCTGCATAAGGAGCTGAGAGAAAAATATCGGATAGACAAGATTGAATCCGATATGGGGCCGTTGATCGAGGGGACCATGGAGGGCGCGGAGCGCATCAGTAATATCGTGCTCGATCTGCGTCGTTACTCAGGTATCCAGAAAGAGCAACCGGAACCCTTCGAGCTGAAGCATGTGGTGATGACGGCAACCGAGTGGGTGATTAAGGCCTCAAGGGAGAAACCCGAGGTGCGTTATGAACTGCTTGACAGCTGTGTGATCAGGGGGCGCCAGGGCCAGGTGCATCAGATTCTGATCAATCTGATACAGAACGCCATCGATGTGATGGAGCGTCAGGCAGAGAAACTGATCACTATAGGTTGCGACAGAGACGACAAGGATGTCCGGATTCGTATTCACGACAGCGGACCGGGTGTCGCTGAGGGTGACATGAATAAACTCTTCGATCCCTTCTATACCACTAAGGAGGTGGGAAAGGGAACGGGTTTGGGACTCTATATCAGTTATGGACTGGCCCGGGATATGGGGGGTGACCTGTCGGCTGAAAACAGTGCCGATGGCGGTGCCATATTCACCTTAACCCTGCCGTTGAAGGTGGAAGCCGATGGCTGA
- a CDS encoding sigma-54-dependent transcriptional regulator encodes MNTLPTVLIVDDEVRSLETLQRILEDEFDVKTAENVTEARKILETDWVQIILCDQRMPEITGVKFLKQVREQWPEVIRMIISGYTDSEDIISAVNEAGIYQFVTKPWHPDSLILLLKNAAQLFELQRKNEILSVELKMSPSRLQSAMDQKRKRLRDDYRCDDQIVRSPESGMNHVCEKIRRVSPYDVSVLLTGESGTGKELAARALHYNSQRWDQPFVVENCGALPDELLESELFGYKKGAFTGAVEDRAGIFERANGGTVFLDEIGEVSPAFQVKLLRVLQEGEIRPLGSSQTRQVDIRIIAATNRDLEQEVREGRFREDLYYRLATVTIHLPALRERRMDIPLIAQSILEVSMGQLGKHVKGFTEEALACMQAYHWPGNVRELQNEIRHMLVMSDSELLSADMLSPRVLQAAPEEDEADLKVMNGLDGTLKERVESLEARILKECLIRNRWNKSQAAKELGLSRVGLRSKLERYGLEKIEQLHESQDVVGS; translated from the coding sequence ATGAACACGCTGCCCACAGTCCTGATCGTGGATGATGAGGTGCGCAGTCTGGAGACACTGCAGCGTATCCTGGAAGATGAGTTTGACGTGAAGACGGCGGAGAATGTCACTGAGGCGCGAAAGATCCTCGAGACCGACTGGGTGCAGATTATCCTCTGTGATCAGCGGATGCCGGAGATCACCGGTGTGAAGTTTCTCAAACAGGTGCGTGAGCAGTGGCCCGAGGTGATTCGGATGATCATCTCAGGTTATACCGACTCCGAAGATATCATCAGTGCCGTCAACGAAGCAGGCATCTACCAGTTCGTTACCAAACCCTGGCATCCTGACAGTCTGATTCTGTTGTTGAAGAATGCGGCCCAACTCTTCGAACTGCAGCGAAAGAATGAAATCCTCTCGGTTGAGCTGAAGATGTCGCCGAGCCGCTTGCAGTCCGCCATGGATCAGAAACGCAAGCGTCTGCGTGACGACTACCGTTGTGACGATCAGATCGTGCGCAGCCCCGAGAGTGGTATGAATCATGTGTGTGAAAAGATTCGCAGGGTTTCGCCATATGATGTCTCGGTACTGCTCACCGGTGAATCGGGCACTGGCAAGGAGCTGGCGGCAAGGGCGTTGCACTACAACAGTCAGCGTTGGGACCAGCCCTTTGTTGTGGAGAACTGCGGCGCGCTGCCGGATGAGTTGTTGGAAAGCGAACTCTTCGGCTATAAGAAGGGGGCCTTTACAGGTGCGGTGGAGGACCGGGCGGGAATCTTCGAACGGGCCAACGGCGGTACGGTATTCCTCGATGAAATCGGCGAGGTCTCGCCAGCCTTTCAGGTAAAACTGTTGCGGGTATTGCAGGAGGGTGAGATACGCCCTTTGGGCAGCAGCCAGACACGGCAGGTGGATATTCGGATCATCGCCGCCACCAACCGGGATCTTGAGCAGGAGGTGCGCGAGGGGCGTTTTCGTGAGGATCTCTATTACCGGCTTGCCACCGTCACCATACATCTGCCCGCATTGCGTGAACGCAGGATGGACATCCCGTTGATCGCCCAGTCCATCCTGGAGGTCTCGATGGGGCAGTTGGGTAAGCATGTAAAGGGATTCACAGAAGAAGCCTTGGCCTGTATGCAGGCCTACCATTGGCCAGGCAATGTCCGTGAGTTGCAAAATGAGATTCGGCATATGCTGGTTATGAGCGATAGTGAACTGCTGAGTGCGGACATGCTCTCGCCTCGGGTGCTGCAGGCGGCGCCGGAAGAGGACGAAGCCGACTTGAAAGTTATGAACGGACTGGACGGCACACTTAAGGAGCGGGTCGAATCACTGGAGGCGCGCATCCTCAAGGAGTGCCTTATCCGCAATCGTTGGAACAAGAGCCAGGCGGCGAAAGAGCTGGGCTTGTCCCGGGTCGGACTGCGCAGCAAACTGGAACGATACGGGCTTGAAAAAATCGAGCAGTTGCACGAGAGCCAGGACGTGGTGGGTAGTTGA
- a CDS encoding hydrogenase maturation protein, giving the protein MRILFLTHAFNSLSQRLHVELRAMGHEVSVEFDINDAVALEAVGLHRPDLIIAPFLKRAIPESIWRNHVCLVVHPGIRGDRGPTSLDWAILKGERRWGVTVLQANGEMDAGDIWASVEFEMRETAKGSLYRNEVTEAAVEAVILAVERFQAGDYQPQPLEQVDATQRGGWRPLVRQTDRAIDWQRDTTAEVLRKIRSGDGVPGVLDELFKRQFYLYDAWPETTLRGKPGEPIARCGPAICRASVDGAVWIGHLREREGEHPFKLPATHLLAQEVADLPEIEADADSGYREIWYEEVEGVGLLHFPFYNGAMGSAQCKALLLALRDAKCRDTRAIVLMGGADYWSNGMHLNMIEAASSAADESWRNINAIDDLAREIIQTENHLTVAALQGNAGAGGVFLARAADEVWARRGVILNPHYKDMGNLFGSEYWTYLLPRYSGDENATQIVESRLPIGADEAKALNLIDKVIDEPDAGFVSSVRQLATSMIRTPAFTERLHYKNARRQADEAIKPLARYREEELEQMKRNFYGFDPSYHVARYNFVYKVPKSRTPLTLANHRWTKAVRRVS; this is encoded by the coding sequence ATGCGCATTCTGTTTCTCACCCACGCATTCAACAGCCTCAGTCAACGGCTCCACGTGGAGTTGCGGGCCATGGGGCACGAGGTATCGGTTGAGTTCGACATCAACGATGCCGTGGCGTTGGAGGCAGTTGGTCTGCATCGGCCCGATCTGATCATCGCACCCTTTCTCAAGCGGGCAATACCCGAATCGATATGGCGTAATCATGTCTGTCTTGTAGTCCACCCCGGTATCAGGGGCGACCGGGGGCCCACATCACTCGACTGGGCAATCCTCAAGGGTGAGAGACGTTGGGGGGTTACGGTACTCCAGGCCAATGGGGAGATGGATGCGGGCGATATCTGGGCCAGTGTGGAGTTCGAGATGCGCGAGACGGCTAAAGGGAGTCTCTATCGCAACGAAGTAACCGAGGCAGCCGTTGAGGCTGTCATATTGGCAGTGGAGCGTTTTCAGGCAGGTGACTACCAACCCCAACCCCTGGAGCAGGTTGATGCAACACAGCGGGGTGGATGGCGACCACTGGTCAGGCAGACAGACAGGGCCATCGATTGGCAACGTGACACTACCGCGGAGGTGTTACGCAAGATACGTAGCGGTGATGGAGTCCCAGGTGTCCTGGATGAGCTCTTTAAGCGACAGTTCTATCTCTACGATGCCTGGCCGGAGACGACCCTGAGGGGTAAACCCGGCGAACCGATCGCCCGTTGCGGGCCGGCAATCTGCCGCGCGTCAGTTGATGGCGCAGTCTGGATCGGGCATCTGCGGGAGAGGGAGGGCGAGCATCCTTTCAAGCTGCCCGCCACCCATCTGTTGGCACAGGAGGTCGCTGATCTGCCGGAGATCGAAGCCGATGCTGATTCCGGCTACCGGGAAATCTGGTATGAAGAGGTGGAGGGTGTGGGGCTGCTCCATTTTCCCTTCTATAACGGCGCCATGGGTAGCGCCCAATGTAAGGCGTTGTTGTTGGCCTTGCGCGATGCGAAATGCCGGGACACAAGGGCGATAGTGTTGATGGGTGGAGCGGATTACTGGTCCAACGGCATGCACCTGAATATGATCGAGGCAGCCTCCAGTGCTGCCGATGAGTCTTGGCGCAATATCAATGCCATCGATGATCTCGCGCGTGAAATCATACAGACAGAAAACCATCTTACAGTGGCCGCGTTGCAGGGTAACGCCGGGGCCGGTGGCGTGTTTCTGGCCAGGGCCGCCGATGAAGTATGGGCACGTCGCGGAGTGATACTCAATCCTCACTACAAGGATATGGGCAATCTCTTCGGTTCAGAGTATTGGACCTATCTGTTGCCCCGCTATAGCGGCGATGAGAATGCGACACAAATTGTCGAGAGTCGCCTGCCTATCGGGGCCGATGAAGCAAAGGCGTTGAACCTGATCGACAAAGTAATTGATGAACCGGATGCCGGTTTCGTTTCATCTGTTCGCCAACTGGCAACCAGCATGATCCGCACTCCGGCATTTACTGAACGTCTACATTACAAGAATGCACGAAGGCAGGCCGATGAGGCGATCAAGCCGCTGGCCCGCTATCGTGAGGAGGAATTGGAACAGATGAAACGCAATTTCTACGGATTCGACCCGAGCTATCATGTGGCCCGCTATAACTTCGTCTATAAAGTTCCGAAGTCTCGCACACCCCTGACCCTCGCCAATCATCGTTGGACCAAAGCGGTCAGGAGGGTGTCATGA